Proteins encoded in a region of the Candidatus Neptunochlamydia vexilliferae genome:
- the tnpB gene encoding IS66 family insertion sequence element accessory protein TnpB, producing MSLSGNPNCRSTLKLLFYDGQGFWLCIKRLSQGRYKWWPSRDELDVKELQTLLWNGNPQSANFEKDWKKIT from the coding sequence TTGTCGTTAAGCGGCAATCCTAATTGTCGCTCAACACTAAAACTTCTTTTCTATGATGGCCAAGGCTTTTGGCTATGCATTAAAAGACTCTCACAAGGAAGGTACAAGTGGTGGCCCTCAAGAGACGAGCTTGATGTTAAAGAGCTACAAACCCTTCTATGGAATGGGAACCCTCAATCAGCAAATTTCGAAAAAGATTGGAAAAAAATAACATAA